In Girardinichthys multiradiatus isolate DD_20200921_A chromosome 18, DD_fGirMul_XY1, whole genome shotgun sequence, a single window of DNA contains:
- the farsb gene encoding phenylalanine--tRNA ligase beta subunit yields MPTVGVKRDFLFKALGRTYTDEEFDELCFEFGLELDEITSEKEIISREQGDSKASGASDVILYKIDVPANRYDLLCLEGLVRGLQVFKNKLEPPRYRRVSPDSGGPQRLIITKETAAVRPHAVAAVLRNITFTQERYDSFIELQEKLHQNICRKRSLVAIGTHDLDTISGPFTYTAKAPGDICFRPLNQTKEYTATQLMSLYRTDSHLRHYLPIIEDKPVYPLIQDSNGTVLSMPPIINGDHSRIRLQTKNIFIECTATDLTKAKIVLDIIVTTFSEYCAQPFTVEQAEVVYPDGKTCIYPELAYRKEKLSAEFINKKVGISESTERIAQLLTRMCLLSQPTGVRDEIEVEIPPTRPDVIHACDIMEDAAIAYGFNNITRTTPPTYTVANQFPLNKLTELLRQDMAAAGFTEALNFALCSQEDIADKLGKKISQTRAIHISNPKTAEFQVARTTLLPGLLKTIAANRKMPLPLQLFEISDVVLKDESKDVGARNCRRFCAIYYNKTPGFEVIHGLLDRTMQLLEVKAARGEGYHIQAADDSTFFPGRCAEIFVRGKSVGRLGVLHPDVINRFELTMPCSALEMDIEPFLGHTAETLLTHDVPMQETIKHQFPAHSQSQAALPSRTPTTKTVFGDMSSQAGLKALNDFLADRSYIEGFAATQADAAVFDAIPSPPSQAFCHVRRWYSHIKSFQTERVRLPSAKSQFVLPPTPPASTNNTSEDDIDLFASDDEEESTEAARIREQRLAEYVAKKSKKPALVAKSSILLDVKPWDDDTDMAKLEECVRSIAMEGLLWGQSKLVPVGYGIKKLQIGCVVEDDKVGTDLLEGAITAFEEYVQSVDVAAFNKI; encoded by the exons ATGCCGACTGTCGGAGTGAAACGAGACTTTCTCTTTAAAGCTTTGGGCAGAACATACA cTGATGAAGAGTTTGACGAATTGTGCTTCGAGTTTGGGCTGGAGCTGGATGAAATT ACCTCAGAGAAGGAGATCATCAGCAGGGAACAGGGCGACTCCAAGGCTTCGGGAGCATCTGATGTTATTCTGTACAAGATTGACGTGCCTGCTAACCGCTACGACCTGCTGTGTCTGGAGGGGCTCGTCCGTGGTCTGCAGGTCTTCAAGAATAA GCTCGAGCCTCCTCGATACAGACGTGTGAGCCCTGACAGTGGGGGGCCTCAGAGGTTGATCATCACTAAAGAG ACGGCAGCAGTGCGACCCCATGCCGTGGCAGCAGTGCTAAGGAACATCACTTTCACTCAGGAGCGCTATGATAGTTTCATCGAGCTGCAGGAGAAGCTACATCAGAACATCTGCAG GAAGAGGAGCCTGGTGGCCATCGGCACCCATGACCTGGACACCATCTCCGGCCCTTTCACCTACACAGCCAAAGCTCCTGGAGACATCTGCTTCAGACCGCTAAACCAGACCAAAGAGTACACTGCAACCCAGCTCATGAGCCTCTACAGG acagacagtcacTTGAGGCATTATCTTCCTATTATTGAAGACAAACCCGTGTATCCACTCATCCAAGACAGCAACGGTACTGTCCTGTCTATGCCTCCTATAATCAACG GGGACCATTCAAGAATCCGTTTACAGACGAAGAACATCTTTATCGAGTGCACGGCGACCGATCTTACTAAG GCAAAGATCGTGTTGGACATTATTGTGACCACGTTCAGTGAGTACTGTGCACAGCCTTTCAC GGTGGAGCAGGCTGAAGTGGTGTACCCGGATGGGAAGACCTGCATATATCCT GAACTGGCTTACAGGAAGGAGAAGCTGTCTGCTGAGTTCATTAACAAAAAAGTTGGCATAAG TGAGTCAACAGAGAGAATTGCTCAGCTCCTAACCCGAATGTGCCTCCTCTCCCAGCCAACCGGTGTCCGCGATGAGATCGAGGTGGAGATCCCACCCACCCGTCCTGATGTCATCCACGCCTGCGACATCATGGAGGACGCCGCCATCGCCTACGGTTTTAACAACATCACCCGCACAACGCCACCTACCTACACTGTAGCTAACCAG TTCCCTCTCAATAAACTGACAGAGCTGCTGAGACAAGACATGGCAGCTGCTGGCTTCACGGAGGCTCTCAACTTTGCTTTG TGTTCTCAAGAAGATATAGCTGACAAGCTTGGCAAAAAGATCTCACAGACCCGTGCTATTCATATTTCCAACCCTAAGACTGCAGAGTTCCAG GTGGCGCGCACCACTTTACTTCCTGGCCTGCTGAAAACTATAGCTGCCAACAGGAAGATGCCCCTTCCTCTCCAGCTGTTTGAAATATCTGATGTGGTGCTGAAGGATGAGAGCAAAG ATGTTGGGGCGAGAAACTGTCGCCGTTTCTGTGCCATTTATTACAACAAAACTCCCGGCTTCGAGGTGATCCACGGCCTGCTGGACCGAACCATGCAGCTGCTGGAGGTGAAGGCAGCCCGTGGAGAGGGGTACCACATCCAGGCTGCGGACG ATTCAACCTTTTTCCCGGGTCGCTGTGCTGAGATCTTTGTCCGCGGGAAGAGCGTGGGACGCTTAGGAGTCCTTCACCCAGATGTCATCAACCGCTTCGAGCTGACCATGCCCTGCTCTGCCCTGGAGATGGACATCGAGCCATTCCT TGGCCACACTGCTGAAACCCTCCTGACACATGACGTTCCCATGCAGGAAACCATCAAGCACCAGTTTCCAGCACACAGCCAATCCCAGGCAGCTCTGCCATCCCGCACGCCCACAACTAAAACGGTGTTTGGCGACATGAGCTCGCAGGCTGGCCTCAAGGCGCTCAATGATTTCCTGGCCGACAGAAGCTATATAGAGGGTTTTGCGGCGACCCAAGCTGACGCCGCAGTGTTTGATGCCATCCCCTCTCCTCCCTCGCAGGCCTTCTGCCACGTCCGGCGCTGGTACAGCCACATCAAGTCCTTCCAGACGGAGAGAGTGCGTCTTCCATCAGCCAAGAGTCAGTTTGTTCTCCCACCCACTCCCCCCGCCTCCACAAACAACACCAGTGAAGACGACATCGACCTTTTCGCTTCTGATGACGAGGAGGAGAGCACAGAGGCAGCTAGAATCCGAGAGCAGCGCCTCGCCGAGTACGTCGCCAAGAAATCTAAGAAGCCAGCGCTCGTCGCCAAGTCCTCCATCCTGCTGGATGTCAAGCCTTGGGACGATGACACAGACATGGCCAAGCTGGAGGAGTGTGTCCGCAGCATCGCCATGGAGGGCCTGCTGTGGGGGCAGTCCAAGCTGGTGCCAGTGGGCTACGGGATCAAGAAGCTGCAGATAGGGTGCGTGGTGGAGGATGATAAAGTGGGCACGGATCTGCTGGAGGGAGCCATCACTGCCTTCGAGGAATATGTTCAATCTGTGGACGTGGCTGCCTTCAATAAGATCTGA